In a genomic window of Tachysurus vachellii isolate PV-2020 chromosome 13, HZAU_Pvac_v1, whole genome shotgun sequence:
- the tnnt2d gene encoding troponin T2d, cardiac yields MQNIQAPKIPEGDKVDFDDIHRKRQEKDLAELQALIEAHFIQRKKEEEDLIALVNRIENRRAERADQQRVRAEREKERQARLAEEKERKEQEEQRKKQDEDAKKKKALSNKTHQYGGIQQKADARKGAKKQTEREKKKKVLADRRKPLNIDHLNEDKLKDKANELWQWLMELEAEKYDLAEKQKRQKYDITQLLVRVQDHQSAKGRGKGSRRR; encoded by the exons ATGCAGAACATTCAAGCACCAAAAATTCCTGAGGGGGATAAAGTCGATTTTGAT gacATCCACCGTAAGCGTCAGGAGAAGGACCTGGCTGAGTTGCAGGCCCTGATCGAGGCTCACTTTATCCagaggaagaaggaggaggaggacctCATCGCTTTGGTTAACAGGATT GAAAACCGCCGTGCCGAGAGAGCCGATCAGCAGAGGGTCCGAGCCGAGAGAGAAAAGGAGCGACAGGCCAGACTTGCT gaagagaaagaaaggaaggagcaGGAGGAACAGAGGAAGAAGCAAGATGAGGATGCTAAGAAAAAGAAGGCTCTAAGCAACAAAACTCATCAGTATGGAGGCATTCAGCAGAAA GCCGACGCTCGCAAAGGAGCCAAGaagcagacagagagggagaagaagaagaaggttctGGCTGACAGACGGAAGCCACTAAATATTGATCATCTCAACGAAGACAAACTCAA ggataaAGCCAATGAGCTGTGGCAGTGGTTGATGGAGCTGGAGGCTGAGAAGTACGACCTGGCTGAGAAACAGAAACGTCAGAAGTATGAT ATCACTCAACTCCTTGTTCGAGTTCAGGACCATCAGAG cGCAAAAGGACGAGGAAAGGGCAGCAGGAGGAGGTAG
- the cald1b gene encoding caldesmon 1b — translation MDEDFERRRELRRQKREEMQKEAEMASHQNLEDDDEEAARERRRRARQERLRNMENEEMTNTAKELNSTASVTDTCSSALITASDDDQALLERLAKREERRQRRMREALERQKEFDPTITDGEATVTTTTTEDRPSRRSHLRDAEEEMNKNEVLSSETNSWTGKEENNQDLNVEESKVEVQETSFPVKEEPVSEPAPEEKKDEEGEAERPWRSFHREQEKGEEQSVSTNSVAEEETDTVLDSTDLEKREIKDESFLSKEENQVETAKEEEKVEEPVISKTEEEEKSVEEKKPSETLVQDDKDSLENKDMEKTQKEVFEPSVKKKEIEEAQKETSEPVLEKTVVEPLKDSIEPTAEKKELERVKEDIHEAPLGKKVVFKLRQEEEKPQMLERTKREVEVKVELPKQQVEEKPPVKVKVEEKKVPPKMIEEKQAGLKNKEVEDKPKWKKEAEEKSKTKIQDKVKPKEVVEEKPKAFFLRDKNESVRQQNEEDVSKFKKQEKPFGRAGLRSPEIEKPDPVAKQEAEKKLVELKRRRNETESEEFEKMKQKQQMAEAELEELKKKREERRKILEEEEKRKKQKEDEKKAKEEQERQKMKEEIERRRAEAAEKKRQKEESAEEKSPFKCLSPKGASTKIGVKAEFLSKSAQKTPVKVPHTPIMCKIGNRLEQYTSAIQTKDVKSPKSPKDLPAAEGMRSIKNMWEKGNVQNPDAPVPAGPVTVNKETAGLNTGVSGRINSWKTKSPETKTPETKLAETKTLETKGAKPTETKTIETKTPETKSTKAVEPKKIEAKPDPKSLKPSEMKTSEKKTPEMKTLAVGKPAGGKAEPKPTDVSKTRGLWETKGSTSSKVFGLKTTPFTNGTRK, via the exons ATGGATGAGGACTTTGAACGCCGTAGGGAGCTTCGGAGACAAAAGCGAGAAGAGATGCAAAAAGAAGCagaaat GGCAAGCCATCAAAATcttgaagatgatgatgaagaagctGCTCGAGAGAGAAGGAGGCGAGCCCGACAGGAAAGGCTGCGCAACATGGAGAACGAGGAGATGACCAACACTGCCAAAGAACTCAACAGCACTGCCAG TGTAACAGACACATGCTCATCAGCACTGATAACCGCTAGCGATGATGACCAGGCTCTTCTGGAGCGGCTGGCCAAGCGTGAGGAGCGCAGACAGAGGAGGATGAGGGAAGCTCTGGAGAGACAAAAGGAGTTTGACCCCACCATCACTGATGGGGAAGCCACtgtcaccaccaccaccactgagGACCGGCCAAGCCGCAGGAGCCATCTCAGGGATGCAGAAGAGGAAATGAACAAAAACGAGGTTCTGTCCTCAGAGACCAACTCCTGGACagggaaggaagaaaataaCCAGGACCTGAATGTAGAGGAGTCAAAGGTGGAGGTTCAGGAGACCTCCTTCCCTGTGAAAGAGGAACCTGTGTCAGAACCTGCACcagaggagaagaaagatgAAGAGGGGGAAGCAGAGAGGCCCTGGAGATCCTTCCACAGAGAACAG GAAAAGGGTGAAGAGCAATCTGTCAGTACAAACAGTGTGGCAGAGGaggaaacagacacagttttAGACAGTACAGATttagaaaagagagagattaaagatGAAAGTTTCTTATCAAAGGAAGAGAATCAGGTCGAAACtgcgaaagaagaagaaaaagttgaGGAACCTGTAATATCTAagacggaagaggaagaaaagtctgtggaggagaaaaaaccgtcagaaacactagttcaggATGACAAGGATTCTCTGGAGAACAAGGATATGGAGAAAACTCAAAAAGAAGTATTTGAACCTTCAGTGAAGAAGAAGGAAATAGAGGAAGCTCAGAAAGAAACATCTGAGCCTGTGTTGGAGAAGACAGTAGTAGAACCACTAAAAGACTCAATTGAGCCTACAGCAGAGAAGAAAGAGTTGGAAAGAGTAAAGGAAGATATCCATGAAGCACCACTAGGGAAGAAGGTGGTGTTTAAATTGAGGCAAGAAGAAGAGAAACCACAGATGCTGGAGAGGACAAAGAGGGAGGTTGAGGTGAAGGTTGAACTTCCAAAGCAACAAGTTGAGGAGAAGCCTCCTGTGAAGGTTAAAGTAGAGGAGAAAAAAGTGCCACCAAAGATGATTGAAGAGAAACAAGCAGGTTTAAAAAACAAGGAGGTTGAAGACAAACCAAAATGGAAGAAGGAGGCAGAagaaaaatccaaaacaaaaatTCAGGACAAAGTTAAACCTAAGGAG GTTGTGGAGGAAAAACCTAAAGCATTCTTTTTACGTGACAAA AATGAATCAGTGAGGCAGCAGAATGAGGAGGACGTCTCTAAATTCAAGAAACAAGAGAAGCCATTTGG cCGTGCGGGGCTGCGCTCTCCCGAGATCGAAAAGCCGGACCCTGTTGCGAAGCAGGAGGCAGAGAAGAAGCTTGTGGAATTGAAGCGCCGGAGGAACGAGACGGAGAGTGAGGAGTTTGAGAAGATGAAGCAGAAACAGCAGATGGCTGAGGCTGAGCTTGAGGaactgaagaagaagagagaggagaggcgGAAGATCctagaggaagaggagaagcgGAAAAAACAGAAGGAGGATGAAAAGAAAGCCAAGGAGGAG caAGAGAGGCAGAAGATGAAGGAGGAGATCGAGCGCAGGAGGGCCGAGGCAGCTGAGAAGAAACGGCAGAAAGAGGAATCTGCTGAAGAAAAATCGCCATTCAAATGTCTGTCTCCGAAAGGAGCTTCAACAAAG ATTGGCGTGAAAGCAGAATTTCTGAGCAAGTCAGCCCAAAAAAC ACCGGTGAAGGTTCCACACACACCAATAATGTGTAAGATAGGTAACAGACTGGAGCAGTACACCTCAGCCATCCAG ACTAAGGACGTGAAGTCACCTAAGTCTCCTAAGGACCTTCCTGCGGCAGAAGGAATGCGCAGCATCAAGAACATGTGGGAAAAAGGTAACGTGCAGAACCCTGATGCTCCCGTGCCTGCCGGTCCTGTCACCGTCAACAAG GAAACAGCTGGATTGAACACAGGAGTGTCAGGTCGTATCAACAGCTGGAAGACCAAGTCTCCAGAAACGAAGACTCCCGAAACCAAGCTGGCAGAAACAAAGACCCTCGAAACAAAGGGCGCGAAACCTACTGAGACGAAGACGATCGAGACGAAGACACCAGAAACGAAAAGCACGAAAGCAGTAGAGCCGAAAAAGATAGAGGCAAAGCCCGATCCGAAGAGCTTGAAACCCAGTGAGATGAAGACGAGTGAGAAAAAGACCCCAGAGATGAAGACTCTAGCAGTAGGAAAGCCTGCAGGAGGCAAAGCT GAACCAAAGCCCACCGACGTGTCTAAAACCCGCGGCCTGTGGGAAACCAAGGGCTCCACCTCGTCCAAG GTGTTTGGACTTAAGACAACGCCGTTTACAAATG GTACAAGGAAGTAA